Proteins found in one Heliomicrobium gestii genomic segment:
- a CDS encoding MarR family winged helix-turn-helix transcriptional regulator — MTHIQNGYPHPPSPCNCMNVRRASRAVTQFYDEVLQPSGLTTAQMALLRNLDQQEPMTMSELAKTMRIDRTTLNRNLKPLADAGLIAVNPGKDSRTRVVTLTATGHALLGRAWALWEEAQASIQEYMGEEELAKLTELLSKLEALAP; from the coding sequence ATGACGCACATTCAAAACGGCTATCCTCACCCCCCGAGCCCATGTAACTGCATGAACGTCCGCCGGGCTTCTCGGGCTGTCACCCAATTCTATGATGAGGTTTTACAGCCGAGCGGTCTCACGACGGCCCAGATGGCGCTTCTGCGAAATCTGGATCAGCAAGAGCCGATGACCATGAGCGAACTGGCCAAAACGATGCGGATTGATCGCACCACTTTAAACCGCAATCTGAAGCCCTTGGCCGATGCCGGACTCATCGCCGTCAACCCCGGCAAAGACTCGCGCACCCGAGTGGTCACGCTCACCGCAACAGGGCATGCGTTGCTCGGGAGGGCGTGGGCGCTATGGGAAGAGGCGCAAGCATCGATCCAAGAATACATGGGGGAAGAGGAGCTTGCTAAACTGACAGAACTGCTGTCAAAGCTAGAGGCCCTTGCACCGTGA
- a CDS encoding NADH:flavin oxidoreductase encodes MKSLFDPTTLAGMQLKNRFIRSATHDGVADASGHMTDALLQIYENLAKGGVGAMITGLAYVSDLEQPITGQMGIYDDSFIDDYKGLTETVHRYDAKIILQIACMGSQTFPAHGKIMWGPSAVEDLFYKTTPQEMSVEDIRLAQRAFADAALRAKQAGFDGVQIHGAHGYLLSKFLTPHYNRRTDGYGGGIENRSRMVIETYQAIREKVGPEYPVLTKINGDDFMDQGMTFSESRYVCERLAELGIDAIEISGGLGSSRPNEGTVRTITTEQESYFRSYAAQVAEEIDVPVILVGGNRNVAALTDLINQTAIEYISLCRPLIRESDLVNRWQSGDVTSPLCVSCNKCFRRGGTVCVFHRKKKGLS; translated from the coding sequence ATGAAATCGTTGTTTGATCCAACGACACTGGCCGGCATGCAACTGAAAAATCGCTTCATCCGGTCGGCCACGCACGATGGCGTCGCCGATGCAAGCGGACACATGACTGACGCGCTCCTTCAGATTTATGAAAATCTGGCGAAAGGCGGCGTTGGCGCCATGATCACGGGGCTCGCCTATGTCAGCGACCTGGAACAGCCGATAACGGGACAGATGGGCATCTATGACGATTCATTTATCGATGACTATAAAGGGCTGACGGAAACGGTCCATCGGTACGATGCGAAAATCATCCTGCAAATCGCTTGCATGGGGTCTCAGACTTTTCCTGCCCATGGCAAGATCATGTGGGGGCCGAGCGCCGTGGAAGATCTCTTCTATAAGACGACCCCGCAGGAAATGAGCGTCGAAGACATTCGACTCGCCCAAAGGGCCTTTGCCGATGCGGCGCTCCGGGCGAAACAGGCGGGCTTTGACGGTGTTCAAATCCATGGCGCCCATGGCTATCTGCTCAGTAAATTCCTGACGCCCCACTATAACCGCAGGACCGATGGCTATGGCGGCGGCATCGAGAACCGGTCCAGGATGGTCATCGAGACCTATCAGGCCATTCGGGAGAAGGTGGGCCCCGAGTACCCCGTTCTCACCAAAATCAATGGTGACGATTTTATGGATCAGGGGATGACCTTTTCGGAAAGCCGGTATGTCTGCGAGCGGTTGGCCGAATTGGGGATCGACGCCATCGAAATCAGCGGTGGCTTGGGTTCGTCGAGACCGAATGAGGGGACCGTACGGACCATCACGACCGAACAAGAATCCTACTTTCGGTCCTATGCGGCGCAAGTCGCCGAGGAGATCGATGTTCCGGTGATCCTGGTGGGAGGCAACCGAAATGTTGCCGCATTGACGGATCTGATCAATCAAACCGCCATCGAATACATATCCCTTTGCCGGCCGCTGATCCGGGAGAGCGATCTGGTGAACCGCTGGCAGAGCGGGGACGTGACCAGCCCACTCTGCGTTTCTTGCAACAAATGCTTCCGTCGCGGAGGAACGGTCTGCGTATTTCATCGGAAGAAGAAAGGCCTGTCGTGA
- a CDS encoding transglutaminase-like domain-containing protein — translation MALITETSDLDAYLAVSDVIDWDNPSIRKMAGQLLAGSHDDVEIVRAMYHFVRDEIAHSADIGGQVVTCKASEVLEHRQGICYAKAHLLAALLRCAGIPAGFCYQRLLLDDEQMPWLVVHGLNAVYIGREKKWIRLDARGNKAGVEAEFSLEGEKLAFPVRTEFGESEDLMIYAQPSEKVVQALQRHQTVAALFANLPSEI, via the coding sequence TTGGCGTTAATCACGGAGACTTCTGACCTAGACGCCTACCTCGCTGTTTCGGACGTAATTGATTGGGACAACCCGTCGATCCGCAAAATGGCCGGACAGTTGTTGGCAGGTAGCCACGATGACGTGGAGATCGTCCGCGCCATGTATCACTTCGTCCGAGACGAGATTGCCCACTCGGCCGACATCGGCGGGCAGGTCGTCACCTGCAAGGCCTCGGAAGTGCTTGAACACCGCCAGGGGATCTGTTACGCCAAAGCCCATCTGCTGGCGGCCTTGCTCAGATGCGCCGGGATCCCGGCGGGCTTTTGTTATCAAAGGCTGCTGTTGGATGATGAGCAGATGCCCTGGCTGGTCGTGCATGGGCTGAACGCGGTGTACATCGGAAGGGAAAAGAAGTGGATCCGTCTCGACGCCCGGGGAAACAAGGCGGGTGTGGAAGCCGAGTTTTCCCTGGAGGGGGAGAAGCTGGCCTTTCCGGTCCGGACGGAATTCGGCGAATCGGAGGATCTCATGATCTATGCCCAGCCGAGCGAAAAGGTCGTGCAGGCGCTGCAACGCCATCAAACGGTGGCGGCCCTGTTCGCGAACCTTCCGTCGGAAATATGA
- a CDS encoding methyl-accepting chemotaxis protein, which produces MNFRYLPIGKKLYLGFGLVTVLMLSVIVFSYIQFVAESDAVAINVHTYEVMREADGMLTSLVNMETGERGYALTGKEEFLEPYNSGKSSFQQHFDKIKQLTSDNPKQQDRLTLLTKQEKEWLQAEADRLIELRRQAGAGQAKLEDVLAFVQAGKGKQSMDGMRKLLADINAEESNLLVKRTDELHKTEAKTKLTMLGGGAVGGLLAFLFAFLITGVITKPVNLLYEELTKLAQNGGDLRQKIQVDAKDEIGDLAKAINQFLADLRGIMSQVLSGAENVSTSTSELSASAGQSAQAINQVAASITDVAQGADKQVHAVSEATAVIEEMSAGIQQVATNANAVSTVAEKTAKAAAEGDKSVNAAMNQMGSIEKTVSSSAQVVTKLGERSKEIGQIVDTISGIAGQTNLLALNAAIEAARAGDQGKGFAVVAEEVRKLAEQSQEAAQRIARLISEIQVETSQAVVAMQDGSREVRVGADVMNSAGKAFKEIVTLIDQVSSQVSEISAAIQQMASGSQQIVTSVKDIDRFSKDAAGQTQTVSAATEELSASIEQISSSSEELEKMADELKAAVNKFKV; this is translated from the coding sequence ATGAACTTTCGTTATCTCCCAATCGGAAAAAAGCTATACCTGGGCTTCGGTCTGGTAACAGTGCTCATGCTTTCGGTGATCGTATTTTCCTATATCCAGTTTGTCGCCGAGTCCGATGCGGTGGCGATAAACGTGCACACCTACGAGGTCATGCGCGAAGCTGACGGGATGTTGACCAGTTTAGTCAACATGGAAACGGGTGAACGCGGGTATGCCCTCACGGGAAAGGAAGAGTTTCTGGAACCCTATAACAGCGGCAAGTCCAGCTTCCAGCAGCATTTTGATAAGATCAAACAACTGACGTCGGATAACCCCAAACAGCAGGATCGACTTACCCTCTTGACCAAGCAAGAAAAGGAATGGCTACAGGCCGAGGCGGATCGGCTGATTGAATTGCGGCGTCAAGCGGGCGCCGGTCAAGCGAAACTGGAAGACGTCCTCGCCTTTGTGCAGGCGGGAAAAGGCAAGCAGAGCATGGACGGCATGCGCAAGCTCCTAGCCGACATCAATGCGGAGGAAAGCAACCTCTTGGTCAAGCGCACCGACGAACTTCACAAGACCGAGGCGAAGACCAAGCTAACCATGCTTGGCGGCGGCGCCGTGGGCGGCCTGCTCGCCTTTCTCTTCGCTTTTTTGATCACCGGCGTCATTACCAAACCGGTCAATCTTCTGTATGAAGAACTGACGAAACTGGCCCAAAACGGCGGCGATCTGCGGCAAAAGATCCAAGTGGACGCCAAAGATGAGATCGGCGATTTGGCGAAGGCGATCAATCAGTTTTTAGCCGACCTCCGGGGGATCATGAGCCAGGTGCTGTCGGGCGCCGAGAATGTCTCCACATCCACATCCGAACTGAGCGCCAGCGCCGGGCAATCGGCGCAAGCGATCAATCAGGTCGCCGCTTCGATTACCGATGTGGCCCAAGGGGCCGATAAGCAGGTCCATGCGGTCAGTGAAGCCACGGCGGTCATCGAAGAGATGTCCGCCGGTATTCAGCAGGTGGCCACCAATGCCAATGCCGTCTCCACTGTCGCCGAAAAAACAGCCAAAGCGGCAGCAGAAGGCGATAAATCGGTCAACGCGGCCATGAACCAGATGGGCAGCATTGAAAAAACCGTCTCCAGTTCGGCTCAGGTGGTGACAAAGCTTGGCGAACGCTCGAAAGAGATCGGCCAGATTGTCGATACGATTTCCGGGATCGCCGGACAGACCAACCTCCTGGCGTTGAACGCGGCCATCGAGGCGGCGCGCGCCGGCGATCAAGGCAAAGGGTTTGCTGTTGTCGCCGAAGAGGTGCGCAAGTTGGCGGAACAGTCCCAGGAGGCGGCCCAGCGGATTGCGCGATTGATCTCGGAAATCCAGGTCGAGACGAGCCAGGCCGTGGTGGCGATGCAGGACGGAAGCCGTGAAGTGAGAGTCGGCGCCGATGTGATGAACAGCGCCGGAAAAGCCTTCAAAGAGATCGTCACGCTCATCGATCAAGTTTCGTCCCAGGTCAGCGAGATCTCTGCGGCCATCCAGCAGATGGCCTCGGGGAGCCAGCAGATCGTCACCTCGGTGAAAGACATCGACCGTTTTAGCAAGGACGCCGCCGGCCAGACACAAACCGTGTCGGCGGCGACGGAGGAACTGTCCGCATCGATCGAACAAATCTCCTCTTCCAGTGAAGAGTTAGAGAAAATGGCCGATGAACTAAAGGCCGCTGTCAACAAGTTCAAGGTGTGA